The following are from one region of the Mycolicibacterium helvum genome:
- a CDS encoding YcnI family copper-binding membrane protein: protein MGKALATTIIGAAVTAAGIGLAAPAYAHVEVSGTDATQGGYGVLTFRVPSESDTASTTDLLVTLPDDQPILSVSTQPKPGWTATLTKKKLATPQKDDDGNEVTDYVSTVEWKADNPQAAVPPNQFDMFNISAGPLPKQAMISLPAVQTYSDGKIVRWDERAAMGQPEPEHPAPMLMLAAGTDQGSAAPAAAPAAAAPATSSTPAWPGITALVLAIVAVLLGVANLVLVRRRSS from the coding sequence ATGGGAAAAGCACTGGCAACTACCATCATCGGTGCGGCCGTGACGGCCGCAGGGATCGGCCTCGCCGCGCCGGCATACGCACACGTCGAGGTCTCGGGCACCGACGCGACGCAGGGCGGCTACGGCGTGCTTACCTTCCGGGTGCCCAGCGAGTCCGACACCGCGTCCACGACCGACCTGCTGGTGACCTTGCCTGACGACCAACCGATCCTCTCGGTCAGCACCCAGCCCAAGCCCGGCTGGACAGCGACCTTGACCAAGAAGAAGCTCGCGACGCCCCAGAAGGATGACGACGGCAACGAGGTCACCGACTACGTATCGACAGTCGAGTGGAAGGCGGACAATCCGCAGGCGGCCGTCCCGCCCAACCAATTCGACATGTTCAACATCTCGGCGGGTCCGCTGCCCAAGCAAGCCATGATCTCGCTACCGGCCGTGCAGACCTACAGCGACGGCAAGATCGTGCGCTGGGATGAGAGGGCCGCTATGGGTCAGCCCGAACCCGAACATCCGGCCCCGATGCTGATGCTGGCGGCCGGCACCGACCAGGGATCGGCCGCACCCGCTGCGGCTCCCGCCGCTGCAGCACCCGCTACCAGCAGCACACCGGCCTGGCCGGGCATCACCGCTTTGGTGCTCGCGATCGTCGCTGTTCTGCTCGGTGTCGCCAATCTCGTCCTGGTGCGGCGTCGCTCGTCCTGA